Proteins encoded by one window of Ulvibacter sp. MAR_2010_11:
- a CDS encoding Gfo/Idh/MocA family protein — protein MLKAGVLGAGHLGKIHLKLLNQSSKYELIGFFDADTEASSKIETEFGYKSFPTMEALIAACDVVDVVTPTIYHFDCAKMVIEAGKHLFIEKPITHTVAEAEELLQLAEKHQVKGQVGHVERFNPAFMAVNRKISNPMFIESHRLAEFNPRGTDVSVVLDLMIHDIDAILSVVDSKVKNVNASGVSVISETPDIANARIEFENGCVANLTASRISLKKMRKARFFQRDAYISVDFLEKKCEVVKMKDAPEQPDDFAMILTNAEGIKKQIYFDNPEIPSNNAILDELDSFADAINNNTQPIVTLTQGTEALRVAMQIIENFKRL, from the coding sequence CAATCAATCTTCTAAGTATGAACTGATTGGCTTTTTTGACGCAGATACTGAAGCTTCTTCAAAAATTGAAACCGAATTTGGCTATAAAAGCTTTCCAACCATGGAAGCACTCATTGCGGCTTGCGATGTTGTAGATGTGGTAACTCCAACGATTTATCATTTCGATTGTGCCAAAATGGTAATTGAAGCCGGCAAGCATTTATTTATTGAAAAACCAATTACACATACCGTTGCAGAGGCAGAAGAGTTGCTTCAGTTAGCCGAAAAGCATCAGGTAAAGGGACAGGTAGGTCATGTAGAGCGATTCAATCCGGCCTTTATGGCGGTAAATCGCAAGATCAGCAACCCCATGTTTATCGAGTCGCATCGTCTGGCGGAATTCAATCCTCGCGGAACCGATGTTTCGGTAGTTTTAGACTTAATGATTCACGATATCGATGCTATTTTAAGTGTTGTAGACAGTAAGGTGAAAAATGTAAATGCCAGTGGTGTTTCAGTCATTAGTGAAACCCCCGATATTGCAAACGCCCGAATCGAATTTGAAAACGGCTGTGTGGCGAATCTCACCGCAAGCCGAATTTCATTAAAAAAGATGCGGAAGGCACGCTTCTTTCAGCGAGATGCATATATCTCGGTCGATTTTTTGGAGAAAAAATGTGAAGTCGTAAAAATGAAGGACGCTCCCGAGCAGCCGGACGATTTTGCAATGATTCTAACCAACGCTGAAGGGATCAAAAAACAAATCTATTTCGACAATCCCGAAATTCCTTCCAACAATGCCATTCTGGACGAACTGGATTCCTTTGCCGATGCAATTAACAACAATACCCAACCTATTGTTACATTGACTCAAGGCACAGAAGCCCTACGTGTAGCCATGCAGATTATTGAAAATTTTAAAAGGCTGTAA